The following coding sequences are from one Paenibacillus sp. FSL R5-0912 window:
- a CDS encoding amidase domain-containing protein, which yields MEQQWKKSLYVYVDQLNKGRVAPGIEPRQTTIKDPRFLDEQRTRFRRIAQWYSMRGITPLRGETGVRTLRTVRQNPAEVVADVALHSAFYYEKGGMTHREDVIESERLTFVRKDGDWEIINVERSVPERNAVRKVVETEPALRLSQWGEVLPAPRPSQPLLNRRVLRGVSSAREVRYRREEAAAYADRWWKDGNPEFEIFEVDCTNYVSQCLFAGGAPINYTGKRETGWWYKGYNGAQEWWSFSWAVSDSLQRYLSGSRSSGLRAEVVERPEQLMLGDVIQYDWDGNGHYQHSTIVTAFDAGGMPLVNARTVSSRHRFWDYKDSYAWTDRTAYRFFHINDYL from the coding sequence ATGGAGCAGCAGTGGAAGAAAAGTCTCTATGTCTATGTGGATCAGCTGAACAAGGGGCGGGTTGCACCTGGAATTGAACCGCGCCAAACCACAATCAAGGATCCGCGGTTCCTGGACGAACAGCGTACACGCTTCCGCCGTATTGCGCAGTGGTACAGCATGCGGGGAATCACTCCGCTGCGCGGGGAAACAGGCGTCAGGACACTGCGTACCGTGCGGCAGAATCCCGCCGAGGTGGTCGCCGATGTGGCGTTGCACAGCGCATTCTATTATGAGAAGGGCGGAATGACGCACCGCGAGGATGTGATTGAGTCCGAGCGGCTGACCTTTGTGCGGAAAGATGGAGACTGGGAGATAATCAACGTGGAGCGAAGTGTTCCCGAGCGGAATGCTGTGCGCAAAGTGGTGGAGACTGAGCCTGCCTTGCGGCTGTCGCAGTGGGGGGAGGTGCTGCCTGCACCGCGGCCATCCCAGCCGCTGCTGAACCGCAGGGTCCTGCGCGGAGTGAGCAGCGCAAGGGAGGTCCGCTACCGCCGCGAAGAGGCGGCGGCGTATGCCGACCGCTGGTGGAAGGACGGCAATCCGGAGTTCGAGATTTTCGAGGTGGACTGCACGAATTATGTCTCCCAATGTCTCTTTGCAGGGGGAGCACCTATCAACTATACTGGTAAAAGAGAAACGGGCTGGTGGTACAAGGGCTACAATGGGGCACAGGAATGGTGGAGCTTCAGCTGGGCGGTTTCAGACAGCCTGCAGCGTTATTTGAGCGGCAGCCGGAGCAGTGGTCTGCGCGCTGAAGTTGTCGAGCGGCCGGAGCAGCTGATGTTAGGCGATGTGATCCAATACGACTGGGACGGCAACGGACATTACCAGCACAGCACGATTGTTACCGCCTTTGATGCGGGAGGCATGCCGCTGGTGAACGCCCGGACGGTCAGCAGCCGCCACCGCTTCTGGGATTACAAGGATT
- a CDS encoding ABC transporter substrate-binding protein — protein sequence MRHSNKSLVLIILTLALALLLAACGQSANNSANHSAASLETSSTATPAATARTADSTADVEMVTFQDSAGEVQVPKNPQRIVDTTAFYTGYLLALGVKPVGVMEGAKASPYLAEMLEGAEPLGDDVTPENILSLDPDLIIVYTGTEGIDKLKEIAPVVQIQYGAKNFKDQMLDYGKLVNKNDEAKAWITQWEARIADLKPQVQAAVGNKTVSILNPYAKGLYVFGHNYGRGGEILYGEFGLNAPAEAQKEAIDSGTGWASISLEKLPDFAGDIIFTCPWSGDTTDPKIVYDNPIWAGLPAVKAGNVFQLNPDADTYNDPISLEKQLDFITTSLLSVK from the coding sequence TTGCGACATTCTAATAAAAGTCTGGTACTCATCATCCTCACCTTAGCCTTGGCTCTGCTGCTGGCAGCTTGTGGCCAGTCCGCTAATAACTCTGCAAACCACTCCGCTGCTTCTCTTGAGACGTCTTCTACGGCGACTCCTGCTGCAACAGCCCGCACTGCGGATTCAACCGCTGATGTAGAAATGGTCACTTTCCAAGACAGTGCAGGAGAAGTTCAAGTACCCAAGAATCCGCAGCGAATCGTTGATACTACCGCGTTCTACACAGGATATCTCCTGGCGCTTGGCGTAAAGCCGGTAGGGGTTATGGAAGGAGCCAAGGCTAGTCCGTATCTTGCAGAAATGCTTGAGGGTGCAGAACCACTTGGTGATGATGTCACCCCGGAGAATATCCTGTCCTTGGACCCTGACCTGATAATTGTGTACACCGGCACGGAAGGCATCGATAAGCTGAAGGAGATTGCGCCTGTAGTGCAGATTCAGTATGGCGCAAAGAATTTTAAGGATCAGATGTTGGACTACGGCAAGCTTGTGAATAAGAATGATGAAGCGAAGGCCTGGATCACACAGTGGGAGGCCCGGATTGCTGATTTGAAGCCGCAGGTGCAGGCCGCTGTCGGCAACAAAACTGTATCTATCCTGAACCCGTATGCCAAGGGTCTGTATGTATTTGGACATAATTATGGACGGGGCGGCGAAATTCTATACGGGGAATTTGGTTTGAATGCACCTGCAGAAGCGCAGAAAGAGGCGATTGACAGCGGGACAGGCTGGGCCTCCATCTCTCTGGAGAAGCTTCCGGACTTCGCCGGTGATATTATCTTCACTTGTCCATGGTCAGGGGATACAACAGATCCTAAGATTGTATATGATAATCCGATCTGGGCAGGCTTGCCAGCAGTTAAAGCAGGAAACGTCTTCCAGCTCAATCCTGATGCAGATACTTACAATGACCCGATCTCACTGGAGAAGCAGTTGGATTTCATCACAACAAGCCTGCTGTCCGTGAAATAA
- the acnA gene encoding aconitate hydratase AcnA: MPSKDHFSLAKNLESGGKTYRYYHLNSLEEQGVGDISSLPFSIKVLLEAAVRQYDGRAITEEHVKQLAGWSGGIDRNKEIPFIPARIVLQDFTGVPVVVDLAAMRDTVKKAGGDPKKINPLVPVDLVIDHSVMVDAFGTADALEYNMNVEFERNEERYRFLRWAQTAFNNFRAVPPATGIVHQVNLEYLASVATTKTIDGETVVYPDSLVGTDSHTTMINGLGVVGWGVGGIEAEAGMLGQPLYFVTPDVVGFKLTGSLMEGATATDLALTVTQMLRKKGVVGKFVEFYGPGLANISLADRATVANMAPEYGATIGFFPVDDETLAYLRSTGRPDELVELVGDYYKAQGMFRTASTPDPQFSDIIELDLASVVPSLAGPKRPQDRVELTHMKETFEGIIRTPVDKGGYGLSDEKIAEVVEIQHKNGSTSKLSTGAVVIAAITSCTNTSNPSVMLGAGLLAKKAVERGLTKPGYVKSSLTPGSLVVTEYLQKANLLKPLEALGFYLAGYGCATCIGNSGPLPDEVSQAITEHDMTVAAVISGNRNFEGRVHAQVKANYLASPPLVVAYALAGTVNIDLKTEPLGYDPQGEPVFLADIWPTTAEIREAVALSLSPEMFRSKYENVFTANERWNSIPVPEGELYEWDDNSTYIQNPPFFEHLADGIGDIKDIRSSRVLALLADSVTTDHISPAGNISTSGPAGEYLRNHGVERADFNSYGSRRGNHEVMMRGTFANIRIRNAVAPGTEGGVTTFLPSDEVMSIYDASMLYQSAGQNLIVIAGKEYGTGSSRDWAAKGTLLLGVKAVIAESFERIHRSNLVGMGVLPLQFQEGHGWSSMGLTGRETFDITGLDNDVLPGQELTVTATREDGTQFDFPVIARLDSTVDIDYYRNGGILQTVLRQMLADATASETALPVE; encoded by the coding sequence ATGCCAAGCAAGGACCATTTCTCACTGGCTAAGAACCTGGAATCAGGCGGCAAAACTTATCGCTACTATCATTTGAACTCGCTGGAAGAACAAGGCGTGGGCGACATTTCATCCCTGCCATTCTCCATTAAGGTATTACTTGAAGCTGCTGTCCGCCAGTATGACGGACGGGCAATTACAGAAGAGCATGTGAAGCAGCTGGCCGGCTGGTCCGGCGGCATTGACCGAAATAAAGAAATCCCTTTCATCCCGGCCCGGATTGTATTGCAGGACTTCACCGGCGTACCGGTAGTCGTTGATCTTGCCGCAATGCGCGACACCGTCAAGAAAGCCGGCGGCGACCCTAAGAAGATTAATCCGCTTGTGCCGGTTGACCTGGTTATTGACCACTCGGTTATGGTCGATGCCTTCGGAACTGCCGACGCACTGGAATATAATATGAACGTTGAATTCGAGCGCAACGAGGAACGTTACCGCTTCCTGCGCTGGGCGCAGACTGCCTTTAACAACTTCCGCGCAGTTCCCCCGGCAACCGGGATTGTGCATCAGGTTAACCTGGAGTATCTGGCTTCTGTAGCCACTACCAAGACTATTGACGGCGAAACGGTCGTATACCCGGATTCCCTAGTTGGAACGGACTCCCACACCACAATGATCAACGGTCTTGGCGTGGTCGGCTGGGGTGTAGGCGGGATTGAAGCGGAAGCAGGCATGCTCGGCCAGCCGCTCTATTTCGTGACACCGGATGTCGTGGGCTTCAAGCTGACCGGCAGTCTGATGGAAGGCGCCACCGCTACCGACCTGGCCCTGACCGTTACCCAAATGCTGCGCAAGAAAGGCGTAGTCGGCAAATTTGTCGAATTCTACGGTCCTGGTCTGGCTAATATCAGTCTGGCGGACCGCGCGACCGTAGCCAATATGGCACCTGAATATGGAGCAACCATCGGCTTCTTCCCGGTAGACGACGAGACGCTGGCCTATCTGCGCAGCACCGGACGCCCGGATGAGCTGGTTGAGCTGGTAGGCGATTACTACAAAGCGCAGGGGATGTTCCGCACCGCAAGTACGCCGGACCCTCAGTTCAGCGATATCATCGAACTGGATCTTGCCTCTGTAGTGCCCAGCCTGGCCGGACCGAAACGTCCGCAGGACCGGGTCGAGCTAACCCATATGAAAGAAACCTTTGAAGGCATCATCCGCACACCTGTTGACAAGGGCGGCTATGGCCTCAGTGATGAGAAGATTGCCGAAGTCGTGGAAATACAGCACAAGAACGGCAGCACCAGCAAGCTCAGCACAGGAGCCGTTGTAATTGCCGCCATTACCAGCTGTACGAATACCTCCAACCCAAGCGTTATGCTTGGAGCAGGACTGCTCGCCAAGAAGGCTGTCGAACGCGGATTGACCAAACCAGGTTATGTCAAAAGCAGCCTGACGCCCGGATCGCTGGTCGTTACGGAATATCTGCAAAAGGCCAATTTGCTGAAGCCGCTGGAAGCGCTGGGCTTCTATCTGGCCGGATACGGATGCGCCACCTGTATCGGCAACTCCGGTCCGCTGCCGGATGAAGTCAGCCAGGCCATTACAGAACATGATATGACCGTTGCCGCTGTTATATCCGGCAACCGTAATTTCGAGGGCCGCGTACATGCCCAGGTCAAAGCCAACTATTTGGCTTCACCGCCGCTTGTGGTAGCCTATGCGCTCGCTGGTACCGTTAATATTGACCTGAAGACCGAGCCGCTGGGTTACGATCCGCAGGGCGAGCCTGTCTTCCTGGCCGATATCTGGCCTACTACTGCCGAGATCCGTGAAGCTGTAGCACTCTCGCTCAGTCCGGAAATGTTCCGCAGCAAATATGAGAATGTCTTCACGGCCAATGAGCGCTGGAATTCCATTCCGGTACCGGAAGGCGAATTGTATGAATGGGACGATAATTCCACTTATATTCAGAATCCGCCATTCTTCGAGCATCTGGCAGACGGTATCGGCGACATCAAGGATATCCGCAGCTCGCGTGTTCTGGCGCTGCTGGCTGATTCCGTCACTACCGACCATATCTCACCAGCCGGGAATATCTCCACCTCCGGTCCGGCCGGAGAATATCTGCGTAATCATGGCGTAGAACGTGCGGACTTCAACTCCTACGGCTCGCGCCGCGGGAACCATGAAGTGATGATGCGCGGTACCTTCGCCAACATCCGGATCCGCAACGCCGTTGCTCCGGGAACCGAAGGCGGGGTAACCACCTTCCTGCCGAGCGACGAAGTGATGTCGATCTATGACGCATCCATGCTGTACCAGTCCGCCGGCCAGAACCTGATCGTCATTGCCGGCAAGGAATACGGCACCGGCAGCTCGCGTGACTGGGCCGCCAAGGGCACGTTGCTGCTGGGAGTCAAAGCCGTCATCGCCGAGAGCTTCGAGCGGATTCACCGCAGCAATCTCGTCGGCATGGGCGTACTGCCGCTGCAGTTCCAGGAAGGCCATGGCTGGAGCAGCATGGGCCTGACCGGACGTGAGACCTTCGACATTACCGGTCTCGACAACGATGTACTACCCGGTCAGGAGCTGACCGTCACCGCCACACGCGAAGACGGAACCCAGTTCGACTTCCCGGTCATTGCCCGGCTCGACAGCACTGTTGACATCGACTACTACCGTAACGGCGGTATCCTGCAGACGGTGCTCCGCCAGATGCTGGCTGATGCCACAGCTTCGGAAACGGCTCTGCCGGTAGAATAA